One window of Kineococcus mangrovi genomic DNA carries:
- a CDS encoding glycosyltransferase family 4 protein — MRLLVITDGVPPEHRGGVASSVLVEVDELARRGHEVTVLVRRHDPGAPLVEDRGHYRLLRHPAPARGSRGYYAHPAATLTRVPGWLRSLVAREGTDALYVHSTFHAAAAVRAGLGDRTVFRFHAPASLEVGLDSAGGKYPLARTAGGLAGRVVADLTRRAELAALDGTARTLTTSWYVRRLLRQVHPTASARVDVVPLAVDLDRFSPGPPERERLGLTGDPLLVTVRRLVRRMGLENLLDAFGAVVEQHPGARLVVGGTGYLAGDLRARADRLGLPVDFAGFVAEEDLPALYRSADLFVLPTLEMEGFGIVAVEAFASGLPVVATPVGANPEVAGALDARTIAASTEPADLAAAVLRGLELRGELAARAREHVEQRSSPAAVVDRVEAVLAEVAARQQPGAPAARS; from the coding sequence GTGCGCCTGCTCGTGATCACCGACGGTGTCCCGCCCGAGCACCGCGGCGGGGTCGCCAGCTCCGTGCTCGTCGAGGTCGACGAGCTGGCCCGGCGCGGGCACGAGGTGACCGTCCTCGTGCGCCGGCACGACCCCGGCGCCCCGCTCGTGGAGGACCGCGGCCACTACCGGCTGCTGCGCCACCCGGCCCCGGCCCGCGGCAGCCGCGGCTACTACGCCCACCCCGCGGCGACCCTCACCCGGGTGCCCGGCTGGCTGCGCTCGCTCGTCGCGCGCGAGGGCACCGACGCGCTCTACGTCCACTCCACCTTCCACGCCGCCGCCGCCGTGCGGGCCGGGCTCGGGGACCGCACGGTGTTCCGCTTCCACGCCCCCGCCTCCTTGGAGGTCGGCCTGGACTCCGCCGGCGGGAAGTACCCGCTGGCCCGGACGGCGGGCGGTCTGGCCGGTCGCGTCGTCGCCGACCTCACCCGGCGCGCCGAGCTGGCGGCCCTCGACGGAACGGCCCGCACCCTGACGACGAGCTGGTACGTCCGGCGGCTGCTGCGGCAGGTCCACCCCACGGCCTCCGCGCGCGTCGACGTCGTCCCGCTCGCCGTCGACCTGGACCGGTTCTCCCCGGGGCCGCCGGAGCGGGAACGCCTGGGGCTCACCGGGGACCCGCTGCTGGTGACCGTGCGCCGGCTCGTGCGGCGGATGGGGCTGGAGAACCTCCTCGACGCGTTCGGCGCCGTCGTCGAGCAGCACCCGGGGGCGCGGCTCGTCGTCGGCGGCACCGGCTACCTCGCCGGTGACCTGCGCGCCCGGGCCGACCGGCTCGGCCTGCCGGTGGACTTCGCCGGGTTCGTCGCCGAGGAGGACCTGCCCGCGCTGTACCGCTCGGCCGACCTGTTCGTCCTGCCGACCCTGGAGATGGAGGGTTTCGGGATCGTCGCCGTCGAGGCGTTCGCCAGCGGCCTGCCCGTCGTCGCGACACCGGTGGGGGCGAACCCCGAGGTCGCCGGAGCGCTCGACGCCCGCACGATCGCCGCGTCCACCGAGCCCGCCGACCTCGCCGCGGCCGTGCTGCGGGGGCTGGAGCTGCGCGGCGAACTGGCCGCCCGGGCCCGTGAGCACGTCGAGCAGCGGTCCTCCCCGGCCGCCGTCGTGGACCGCGTCGAGGCCGTGCTCGCGGAGGTGGCGGCCCGTCAGCAGCCCGGGGCGCCGGCCGCCAGGTCCTGA
- a CDS encoding LacI family DNA-binding transcriptional regulator, giving the protein MAVTRADVARRAGVSPAVVSYVVNGGPRSVSATTRSRVEEAIATLDYRPNAVASALRGGTTKSVGLLLPGLVNPYFTELAHEVERELFVRGNTLSIGMTDDDPVRERAYIRSFVSRRFDGLLVVSPRGVGAVTESQLGSTPVVLLDPSAEQPGCSSVHVNHTEGTARATEHLQGHGHTSIGVVAGPPATQVTDQRIAGWRRQQQSAGLEHGFDLLAHADFSSWGGLTAARNLLGHHGRRDSRDRRPPTALVVSSDVQAMGVLEACRTLGLAVPGDVALVSFDGTDAGRYAQPSLTSLRQPIRDIASTAVTHLLQRVASADTPVRHTTLTGHLRIGGSCGCAPGPG; this is encoded by the coding sequence CGGCCGTCGTCAGCTACGTCGTCAACGGTGGACCGCGATCGGTGTCGGCCACGACCCGTTCCCGTGTCGAGGAAGCGATCGCGACCCTCGACTACCGGCCGAACGCGGTGGCCTCCGCCCTGCGGGGAGGCACGACGAAGTCGGTGGGCCTGCTCCTGCCCGGTCTGGTGAATCCGTACTTCACGGAACTGGCGCACGAGGTGGAGCGGGAGCTGTTCGTCCGCGGGAACACCTTGTCGATCGGGATGACCGACGACGACCCCGTCCGGGAGCGCGCCTACATCCGCTCGTTCGTCAGCCGGCGTTTCGACGGCCTGCTGGTGGTGTCCCCGCGGGGGGTCGGCGCGGTGACCGAGAGCCAGCTCGGGTCGACTCCGGTGGTCCTGCTGGACCCCAGCGCGGAGCAACCGGGGTGTTCGTCCGTGCACGTGAACCACACGGAGGGCACGGCGCGCGCCACCGAGCACCTGCAGGGTCACGGCCACACCTCGATCGGCGTCGTGGCCGGGCCGCCGGCGACGCAGGTGACGGACCAGCGCATCGCCGGCTGGCGCCGGCAGCAGCAGAGCGCGGGTCTGGAGCACGGCTTCGACCTCCTCGCCCACGCGGACTTCTCGTCCTGGGGAGGGCTGACGGCGGCCCGGAACCTGCTGGGACACCACGGACGGCGAGATTCCCGCGATCGTCGCCCACCGACCGCCCTGGTCGTCTCGTCGGACGTGCAGGCCATGGGTGTCCTGGAAGCGTGCCGGACGCTGGGGTTGGCGGTGCCCGGCGACGTCGCCCTCGTGTCGTTCGACGGGACCGACGCGGGCCGCTACGCCCAACCGTCGCTGACGTCGCTGCGCCAACCGATCCGGGACATCGCGAGCACCGCGGTCACGCACCTCCTGCAGCGCGTCGCCTCGGCGGACACCCCCGTCCGCCACACCACGTTGACGGGCCACCTGCGCATCGGTGGGAGTTGTGGCTGCGCCCCGGGGCCGGGCTGA